The following are encoded in a window of Ferribacterium limneticum genomic DNA:
- a CDS encoding GGDEF domain-containing protein, producing the protein MTENPTPSAKVSRINSAGSMGGLLGLFVIACVEFQRLWPTGTSLIYLLVSLPLLLIWIAHQAGWTVAERNAGLAVDIAIYVLVVASLGIRFGASQPTSELASTLLFWAPLVAAWWAWRYQQLPLRLWLLLGGFFVVLTWPLASDHERLDEHLILSLLIAMIVRYAHRSAPPNPDTTMNLRDALTGLPSPECFEAELAHVSAISDRYRLPLSLIACRIAPLETDHLTDDQLCQCAEAVTNRLRTSDTVSQWDRSTFLILLPNTPEISAGKVANEIRKAFEDFNFGQNFRLTVSIATVEHESGEDPMSTLSTLENKLANTAE; encoded by the coding sequence ATGACCGAAAACCCCACACCGTCGGCAAAAGTCAGCCGCATCAACTCTGCGGGCTCAATGGGCGGCCTGCTCGGCCTCTTCGTCATTGCCTGCGTCGAATTCCAGCGCCTCTGGCCGACCGGCACCAGCTTGATTTATTTGCTCGTCAGCCTGCCGCTCCTGCTCATCTGGATTGCCCATCAGGCCGGATGGACGGTTGCCGAGCGCAACGCCGGTCTGGCCGTCGACATCGCCATTTACGTACTGGTCGTGGCCAGCCTGGGAATACGCTTTGGCGCCAGCCAGCCAACCTCGGAACTGGCCTCGACGCTACTGTTCTGGGCGCCCCTCGTCGCCGCCTGGTGGGCCTGGCGCTACCAACAACTCCCGCTCCGCCTGTGGTTGCTGCTCGGCGGCTTTTTTGTCGTGCTGACCTGGCCACTGGCCAGCGACCACGAACGCCTCGATGAACACCTGATTCTTTCGCTCCTGATCGCCATGATCGTGCGCTATGCGCACCGATCAGCGCCGCCGAATCCGGATACCACCATGAACCTGCGCGATGCGCTGACCGGGCTGCCATCGCCCGAATGCTTTGAGGCCGAGCTGGCCCACGTATCGGCAATTTCCGACCGCTACCGCCTGCCGCTCTCGCTGATCGCTTGCCGGATCGCGCCGCTCGAAACTGATCACCTGACGGATGATCAGTTGTGCCAATGCGCCGAAGCGGTCACCAATCGCTTGCGCACCTCGGATACGGTGAGTCAGTGGGATCGCAGCACGTTCTTGATTCTCCTGCCCAACACCCCCGAGATCAGTGCCGGCAAGGTTGCCAACGAAATCCGGAAAGCCTTCGAGGATTTCAATTTTGGGCAAAATTTCCGGTTGACCGTGAGCATCGCCACCGTCGAACACGAATCGGGCGAAGATCCGATGAGTACCCTAAGTACCCTCGAAAACAAACTTGCGAACACCGCCGAATGA
- a CDS encoding NAD(P)-binding domain-containing protein, with protein sequence MISDLIYYLLPALLILIPAAFHLRAKKKVSAIHHAVLKEAQDAGLTEPPSLHPVVDLSICMGSGACVRACPEKALGVIKGKGVLINPTHCIGHGACAPACPVGAIKLVFGTEKRGMDIPQVDPDFQTNIPGIFIAGELGGMGLIRNAIRQGTHAVKAITSRPHGKADYDLLIIGAGPAGIAASLAAKEAGLNYVTVEQEDSLGGTTYHYPRNKLVMTAPMRLPLIGEIKVREISKEELMEIWQGILDKATPNIRFSERMEEITPVNGIFSVRTNKATYSTASVLLAIGRRGTPRKLGAKGEEQAKVVYRLIEADQYRGKHVLVVGGGDSALEAALDIANEPGTHVTLSYRGKAFDRVKPKNRARLAEAIAENRIEQLLESTVREIGVDNIALKHGDDILERPNDAVIVCAGGELPTPMLKKMGVQVDTRYGE encoded by the coding sequence ATGATCTCCGACCTGATCTACTACCTGCTTCCCGCGCTGCTCATCCTGATTCCCGCTGCCTTTCACCTGCGCGCCAAAAAGAAGGTATCGGCAATCCACCATGCCGTGCTCAAGGAGGCCCAGGACGCCGGCTTGACCGAACCACCATCGCTGCACCCCGTCGTAGACCTGTCGATCTGCATGGGCTCGGGCGCCTGCGTCAGGGCCTGCCCGGAAAAAGCGCTGGGCGTCATCAAGGGCAAGGGCGTGCTGATCAACCCGACGCACTGCATTGGCCATGGCGCCTGCGCACCAGCCTGCCCGGTCGGCGCCATCAAACTGGTCTTTGGCACGGAAAAGCGCGGCATGGACATTCCGCAGGTCGATCCGGACTTCCAGACCAACATCCCGGGCATTTTCATCGCCGGCGAGCTGGGCGGCATGGGCCTGATCCGCAATGCCATCCGCCAGGGCACGCATGCCGTCAAGGCAATTACCAGCCGGCCGCACGGCAAGGCTGATTACGACCTGCTGATCATCGGCGCCGGCCCGGCCGGCATTGCCGCCTCGCTAGCCGCCAAAGAAGCGGGACTCAACTACGTCACCGTCGAACAGGAAGACTCGCTCGGCGGCACCACCTATCACTATCCGCGCAACAAGCTGGTCATGACGGCACCCATGCGCCTGCCGCTGATCGGCGAAATCAAGGTTCGCGAAATCAGCAAGGAAGAGCTCATGGAAATCTGGCAAGGTATCCTCGACAAAGCCACGCCCAACATCCGGTTCAGCGAGCGCATGGAAGAAATCACCCCGGTCAATGGCATCTTTTCGGTCCGCACCAACAAGGCGACTTACTCGACGGCCAGCGTGCTGCTCGCCATCGGACGCCGCGGCACACCGAGAAAACTGGGCGCCAAGGGCGAAGAACAAGCCAAGGTCGTCTATCGCCTGATCGAGGCAGACCAGTACCGCGGCAAGCACGTCCTGGTCGTCGGTGGTGGCGACAGCGCCCTCGAGGCCGCCCTCGACATCGCCAACGAGCCCGGCACGCACGTCACGCTGAGCTATCGCGGCAAGGCCTTCGACCGGGTCAAGCCGAAAAACCGGGCACGGCTGGCCGAGGCCATCGCCGAAAACAGGATTGAACAATTGCTCGAGAGCACGGTCCGAGAAATCGGCGTGGACAACATCGCCCTCAAGCATGGCGATGACATCCTCGAACGTCCAAATGATGCAGTTATCGTTTGTGCCGGCGGCGAATTGCCAACACCGATGCTGAAAAAGATGGGCGTCCAGGTCGACACCCGTTACGGTGAATAG
- a CDS encoding DUF6502 family protein: protein MLSPIVRVMLAHEITLPMAIELLKRVFVEVAERDFRLDNKASTDSRISLITGVHRKDVKRLRDLPDVEANLPPKISLSAQVVATWITGAQWLDENGQPRPLSRLARGAGEASFEALVASISQDIRPRSVLDEWLRLGVVKINEADEVVLLSNAFVPREGVEEKLAYYGHNLGDHAAAAADNVLTTSSPWFERSVHHSSLTEAQVEKLRARAAKLGMQTLTQLHTLAAQPADDNEQSPASPNSGPKKRFTCGVYFYSTDASETPTEK, encoded by the coding sequence GTGCTGTCCCCCATTGTCCGCGTCATGCTGGCGCACGAGATTACGTTGCCGATGGCGATCGAGCTCCTCAAACGCGTCTTCGTCGAAGTGGCGGAACGCGATTTCCGGCTCGACAACAAGGCGTCCACCGACAGCCGGATCAGCCTGATCACCGGCGTGCACCGCAAGGACGTCAAACGTTTGCGCGATCTGCCCGATGTCGAAGCGAACTTGCCGCCAAAAATATCGCTCAGCGCGCAAGTCGTCGCCACCTGGATCACCGGAGCCCAGTGGCTAGATGAAAACGGCCAGCCCCGTCCGCTATCCCGGCTCGCTCGCGGCGCCGGAGAGGCGTCGTTTGAGGCATTGGTGGCCAGCATCAGCCAGGATATTCGTCCGCGCTCGGTACTCGACGAATGGTTGCGACTGGGTGTTGTCAAAATCAATGAAGCCGACGAAGTCGTGCTGCTCAGCAACGCTTTTGTCCCCCGAGAGGGCGTCGAAGAAAAACTGGCGTATTACGGCCACAACCTCGGCGATCACGCAGCGGCGGCGGCAGACAACGTGCTGACGACGAGCAGCCCGTGGTTCGAGCGCAGCGTGCATCACAGCTCGCTGACCGAAGCTCAGGTCGAAAAATTGCGCGCTCGCGCCGCCAAGCTTGGCATGCAAACCTTGACCCAATTGCACACCCTGGCAGCCCAGCCAGCGGACGACAACGAGCAGTCACCGGCCTCGCCAAATAGCGGGCCGAAGAAACGATTCACCTGCGGCGTCTATTTTTACAGCACAGACGCCAGCGAAACACCCACGGAAAAATGA
- a CDS encoding DUF5666 domain-containing protein, translated as MKRYLLSLVVAAFPLVAWSGPVCVDPEHPGKSHQARDGIGGIGGTGSPATSKSIGHNSEPGGGGIGGTGSPALGGEEGGGIGGTGAPVADGASVGIVGVVSGFASVCVNGVEVHFDHGVPVNENGDPSSADKLAVGQVVSIDATNSPKGLQARNIAILNALEGPITKLSHGGKVIQVLGQNVAIVSNTRGPGKGLAVGQLVKISALAGADGTLVATRVQPSPNLKQAGALGPVVTSGKQSRVGGVAVSAAVDASAALVRGQWTGSELVPTSVTADPTYRFKNSASRILLEALVQTSDGRGKITAGGVELSLPNATASQMKSLQPNRRIFVDAQVGRSGQLVVSHFELASSENRSAPLPKNAERTNSASSAKADSSDTTRSTEKTETSERVEKGESAEKVEKVEKAEKAEKAEKAEKVEKVEKAEKAEKAEKAEKAEKAEKAEKVEKVEKVEKAEKVEKAEKAEKVEKVEKAEKVERAEKVERAEKVERTEKVERVERRERH; from the coding sequence ATGAAACGCTATCTTCTGTCGCTCGTCGTTGCCGCTTTCCCGCTGGTCGCATGGTCCGGTCCGGTTTGCGTTGATCCCGAGCATCCCGGGAAAAGCCATCAGGCGCGGGACGGGATCGGCGGCATTGGCGGTACCGGCAGCCCTGCCACAAGCAAGTCAATTGGTCACAATAGCGAACCGGGTGGCGGCGGCATCGGCGGCACGGGCTCCCCTGCCCTCGGCGGCGAAGAGGGAGGGGGCATCGGTGGAACCGGCGCCCCTGTTGCCGACGGAGCATCGGTTGGCATTGTCGGTGTCGTCAGCGGATTTGCCTCGGTTTGCGTCAACGGGGTCGAAGTTCATTTCGACCATGGCGTCCCGGTCAACGAAAACGGCGACCCGTCATCGGCTGACAAGCTGGCGGTCGGTCAGGTTGTCTCGATCGACGCCACCAATTCGCCCAAGGGACTGCAAGCTCGAAACATCGCCATTCTGAACGCCCTTGAAGGCCCCATCACCAAGCTGTCGCACGGCGGCAAAGTGATTCAGGTCCTCGGGCAAAACGTCGCCATCGTGTCAAATACCCGCGGACCGGGCAAGGGACTGGCCGTCGGCCAACTCGTCAAGATCAGCGCCCTCGCCGGTGCCGATGGCACTTTGGTCGCGACGCGTGTCCAGCCCAGTCCGAACCTCAAGCAAGCAGGCGCGCTGGGACCAGTCGTCACCTCAGGCAAACAGTCCCGGGTCGGCGGGGTTGCCGTTAGCGCTGCGGTGGACGCCTCCGCAGCCCTGGTCAGAGGTCAATGGACGGGCAGCGAACTGGTTCCGACCAGCGTCACTGCCGATCCGACCTACCGGTTCAAGAATAGCGCCAGCAGAATCCTGCTTGAGGCTCTGGTTCAGACCTCCGACGGTCGCGGAAAAATCACGGCTGGCGGGGTAGAGTTGTCGCTGCCCAATGCGACAGCCAGCCAGATGAAGTCCCTGCAACCGAATCGGCGAATTTTTGTGGACGCCCAGGTCGGGCGCTCGGGCCAACTCGTGGTCAGTCATTTTGAACTGGCGAGCAGCGAAAACCGCAGTGCTCCCCTGCCAAAGAACGCCGAACGAACCAATAGCGCTTCGTCCGCCAAGGCGGATAGCAGCGACACGACAAGATCGACTGAAAAAACTGAAACGTCTGAGCGGGTGGAGAAGGGCGAGAGCGCTGAGAAGGTCGAGAAGGTCGAGAAGGCCGAGAAGGCTGAGAAGGCTGAGAAGGCTGAGAAGGTCGAGAAGGTCGAGAAGGCCGAGAAGGCTGAGAAGGCTGAGAAGGCTGAGAAGGCTGAGAAGGCTGAGAAGGCTGAGAAGGTCGAGAAGGTCGAGAAGGTCGAGAAGGCTGAGAAGGTCGAGAAGGCTGAGAAGGCTGAGAAGGTCGAGAAGGTCGAGAAGGCTGAGAAGGTCGAGCGTGCCGAGAAAGTCGAGCGTGCCGAGAAAGTCGAGCGGACTGAGAAGGTCGAGCGGGTCGAAAGGCGGGAACGGCATTGA